One genomic region from Gossypium hirsutum isolate 1008001.06 chromosome D13, Gossypium_hirsutum_v2.1, whole genome shotgun sequence encodes:
- the LOC107935541 gene encoding dolichyl-diphosphooligosaccharide--protein glycosyltransferase subunit STT3B, whose protein sequence is MSNSSTSDLLKPFKLKTKQQELLISILCLVYILAFITRLFSVLRYESMIHEFDPYFNYRTTLYLTQHGFYDFWNWFDYESWYPLGRIVGGTLYPGLMVTAALIYRLLHFLRFAVHIREVCVLTAPFFASNTTLVAYFFGKEIWDSGAGLVAAILIAVCPGYISRSVAGSYDNEGVAIFALLFTFYLFVKAVNKGSLAWGLASAFGYFYMVSAWGGYIFIINLIPLYVLVLLITGRYSMRLYVAYNCMYILGMLLAMQIRFVGFQHVQSGEHMAAMGVFFLMQVFYFLDWVKHMLSDTKLFQEFLSITVTCAVAAGGIALGVGVASGYISPWTGRFYSLLDPTYAKDHIPIIASVSEHQPTAWSSFMFDFHILLFLFPAGLYFCFKRLSDATIFIVMYGLTSMYFAGVMVRLILVATPAVCLISAIAVSATVKNLTVLLRSKNKVAQIGSTKGTSSAKASSKASLDQSQPFQKNGAMALLFGAFYLLSRYATHCTWVTSEAYSSPSIVLAARGAHGNRVIFDDYREAYFWLRQNTPPDAKVMSWWDYGYQITAMGNRTVIVDNNTWNNTHIATVGRAMSSYEDEAYEIIRSLDVDYVLVVFGGVTGYSSDDINKFLWMVRIGGGVFPVIKEPDYLVNGEYRVDKGAAPKMLNCLMYKLSYYRFGEMMTEYGKPPGYDRARGVEIGNKDIKLEHLEEAFTTSNWIVRIYKVKPPNNRW, encoded by the exons ATGTCGAACTCTTCCACATCAGATCTCCTCAAACCTTTCAAACTCAAAACAAAGCAACAAGAACTCCTTATCTCAATCCTCTGTCTTGTTTACATCTTAGCCTTCATTACCCGTCTCTTCTCTGTCCTCCGTTATGAATCCATGATCCATGAATTCGACCCTTACTTCAACTACCGTACTACCCTGTATCTTACCCAACATGGTTTCTACGATTTCTGGAACTGGTTCGACTATGAAAGCTGGTACCCTTTAGGCCGAATCGTGGGTGGTACTCTTTACCCTGGTCTCATGGTCACCGCCGCCCTCATTTATCGCCTCCTTCATTTCCTTCGTTTCGCAGTCCATATACGTGAAGTCTGTGTTTTAACGGCTCCGTTTTTCGCTTCGAATACGACCCTTGTTGCTTATTTCTTTGGGAAAGAAATTTGGGATTCTGGGGCTGGGCTTGTTGCTGCGATTTTGATTGCTGTTTGTCCTGGTTACATATCTAGGTCCGTAGCTGGCTCTTATGATAATGAAGGAGTTGCCATTTTCGCTTTGCTTTTCACGTTTTATTTGTTCGTGAAGGCCGTTAATAAGGGTTCTTTGGCTTGGGGTTTAGCTTCGGCTTTTGGTTATTTTTACATGGTTTCAGCTTGGGGAGgatacatttttattattaacttaatcCCACTTTATGTATTGGTGCTTTTGATAACTGGGAGGTATTCCATGAGGCTATATGTTGCTTAtaattgtatgtatattttgGGAATGTTGCTGGCAATGCAGATTCGATTTGTTGGGTTTCAACATGTACAATCTGGTGAACATATGGCTGCCATGGGTGTCTTCTTCTTGATGCAG GTTTTCTACTTTTTGGATTGGGTGAAGCACATGCTTAGTGACACGAAATTGTTTCAAGAGTTTTTGAGTATCACTGTGACCTGTGCAGTAGCTGCGGGAGGTATTGCTTTGGGAGTAGGCGTGGCATCTGGCTATATTTCACCATGGACAGGAAGGTTTTACTCTTTGTTGGATCCAACCTATGCGAAGGATCACATCCCCATTATTGCATCTGTCTCTGAGCATCAGCCAACAGCATGGTCATCTTTCATGTTTGATTTCCATATCCTGCTTTTCCTTTTCCCAGCTGGTCTTTACTTTTGCTTCAAACGGTTGTCAGATGCCACTATATTTATTGTCATGTATGGTCTCACAAGCATGTATTTTGCTGGCGTCATGGTTCGGTTGATTCTTGTTGCTACACCTGCAGTTTGCCTTATTAGTGCTATTGCTGTTTCTGCCACTGTGAAGAATTTGACTGTTCTGTTGAGGTCAAAGAACAAGGTTGCCCAGATTGGTTCCACTAAAGGAACTAGCAGTGCAAAGGCCTCTTCTAAG GCTTCACTCGATCAATCCCAGCCTTTCCAGAAAAATGGAGCTATGGCATTGCTCTTTGGTGCTTTTTACTTGCTCAGTAGGTATGCTACCCACTGTACATGGGTCACTTCAGAGGCTTATTCATCTCCTTCAATTGTGCTGGCTGCAAGAGGTGCTCATGGGAATAGAGTTATCTTTGATGATTATCGTGAGGCATACTTTTGGCTTCGGCAAAATACTCCCCCGGATGCTAAGGTGATGTCTTGGTGGGATTACGGGTATCAAATCACTGCCATGGGAAACAGAACTGTTATTGTTGATAACAACACTTGGAATAATACACATATTGCTACTGTGGGGCGTGCGATGTCATCTTATGAAGACGAGGCATATGAGATAATAAGATCACTTGATGTGGATTATGTTTTAGTTGTCTTCGGAGGTGTTACGGGTTATTCATCTGATGATATTAACAA ATTTTTGTGGATGGTGAGAATTGGAGGTGGAGTATTCCCCGTAATCAAGGAACCTGATTACCTCGTTAATGGGGAATATCGCGTTGACAAAGGTGCAGCTCCTAAGATGTTGAACTGCCTCAT GTACAAGCTATCGTACTATCGGTTCGGAGAGATGATGACAGAATATGGCAAACCTCCTGG CTATGATCGAGCTCGAGGTGTTGAAATCGGGAATAAAGACATTAAACTAGAACACTTGGAAGAGGCATTTACGACGTCTAACTGGATAGTTCGTATTTATAAAGTTAAACCACCAAATAATAGGTGGTAA